In a genomic window of Gossypium arboreum isolate Shixiya-1 chromosome 7, ASM2569848v2, whole genome shotgun sequence:
- the LOC108468821 gene encoding sucrose synthase 5-like codes for MTSTSTGKLSDSIADNIRNALKQSQSYMKRCFSKYMEKGKRILKAHELRDEFEKVMDDKNETLGTMFSSAQEAVVTPPYVTFTVRPTPGCWEFVKVNSVDLSDVKQISSAEYLKLKETTADENWSKDENALEVDFEAFDFSMPKLTLASSIGKGLNFVSKYITSKLSGSVDNAQPLVDYLLSLEYQGEKLMINEILNTAAKLQLALIVAEVSLSDLPRDTPYQSIELRFKEWGFERGWGDTVERVHETIRSLSEVLQAPDPQNLEKLFSKLPTIFKVVIFSPHGYFGQSDVLGLPDTGGQVVYILDQVRAMEEELVLKIKSQGLNIKPQILVVTRLIPDARGTKCNQEWEPVIGTKYSQILRVPFKTETGILRRWVSRFDIYPYLETFAQDVTSKILDAMEGKPDLIIGNYTDGNLVSSLVASKLGITQATIAHALEKTKYEDSDVKWKELDPKYHFSCQFIADTIAMNAADFIIASTYQEIAGSKERPGQYESHAAFTLPGLCRVVSGINVYDPKFNIAAPGADQSVYFPYTETGKRFTSFHPAIEELLYSKVDNDEHIGYLADRKKPIIFSMARLDTVKNLTGLTEWYGKNKRLRSLVNLVIVGAFFNPSKSKDREEVAEIKKMHALIEKYQLKGQIRWIAAQTDRNRNGELYRCIADTKGAFVQPALYEAFGLTVIEAMNCGLPTFATNQGGPAEIIVDGVSGFHINPTNGDESSNKIADFFEKCKTNPAYWNQFSADGLKRINECYTWKIYANKVLNMGCMYRFWKQLNKDQKQAKQRYIQAFYNLMFRNLVKNVPLASDETQQPDSKPAAKPQPTPRHV; via the exons atgACGTCTACATCGACCGGGAAGCTTAGTGACTCCATAGCTGACAACATACGCAATGCCTTGAAGCAGAGCCAGTCTTACATGAAACGTTGCTTTTCTAAGTACATGGAGAAAGGAAAAAGGATTTTGAAAGCCCATGAATTGAGGGATGAATTTGAAAAAGTAATGGATGATAAAAATGAGACCTTGGGCACCATGTTTTCTTCAGCTCAG GAAGCGGTTGTTACTCCACCTTATGTCACCTTTACCGTAAGACCGACTCCGGGATGTTGGGAGTTTGTTAAGGTGAACTCCGTTGATCTCTCCGACGTCAAACAAATATCCTCCGCCGAGTACTTGAAACTCAAAGAGACGACCGCCGATGAGAATTG GTCGAAAGATGAAAATGCATTAGAGGTGGATTTTGAAGCATTTGATTTCTCGATGCCAAAATTAACATTGGCTTCTTCTATTGGAAAAGGACTTAATTTTGTGTCAAAGTACATTACTTCTAAACTAAGTGGATCTGTGGATAATGCCCAGCCCCTTGTAGATTACTTACTCTCACTCGAATATCAAGGAGag AAACTTATGATAAACGAGATACTTAACACAGCAGCAAAGCTTCAATTGGCTCTTATAGTAGCTGAAGTTTCCCTCTCAGATCTTCCTCGGGATACCCCATACCAGAGTATTGAGCTAAG GTTCAAGGAGTGGGGATTCGAGAGAGGGTGGGGTGACACGGTTGAAAGAGTGCATGAAACGATACGGTCACTCTCGGAAGTGTTGCAAGCACCTGATCCACAGAATTTGGAGAAGCTTTTTAGCAAACTTCCCACCATATTCAAGGTTGTAATCTTCTCTCCTCATGGATATTTTGGACAATCAGATGTGCTTGGTTTGCCAGACACTGGTGGACAGGTTGTTTATATTTTGGATCAAGTGAGGGCCATGGAGGAAGAATTGGTTCTCAAAATCAAATCCCAAGGCCTCAATATTAAGCCTCAAATCTTAGTG GTCACAAGACTCATACCTGATGCCCGAGGAACTAAGTGCAACCAAGAGTGGGAGCCCGTCATCGGCACCAAATACAGTCAGATCCTCCGAGTGCCTTTCAAGACTGAAACTGGTATCCTACGCCGATGGGTTTCGCGTTTCGACATTTATCCTTATCTTGAGACGTTTGCTCAG GATGTTACATCCAAGATCTTGGATGCAATGGAGGGTAAACCAGACCTTATTATTGGAAACTACACTGATGGGAACTTAGTATCATCTCTAGTAGCTAGCAAACTCGGGATAACACAG GCTACGATTGCGCATGCTTTAGAGAAGACGAAATACGAGGATTCAGACGTCAAGTGGAAGGAACTTGACCCAAAGTATCATTTTTCATGTCAATTCATTGCTGATACAATTGCAATGAATGCTGCAGATTTCATTATAGCAAGCACATACCAGGAGATTGCAGGGAG CAAAGAGAGACCTGGACAATATGAGAGCCATGCTGCATTTACACTCCCAGGGCTCTGTAGAGTTGTTTCAGGCATCAATGTTTACGACCCTAAGTTCAACATCGCTGCTCCCGGTGCCGATCAATCTGTGTATTTCCCGTATACGGAGACCGGAAAACGATTCACATCATTTCATCCTGCAATTGAAGAACTTCTGTACAGTAAAGTGGATAATGATGAACACAT TGGTTATCTAGCAGACAGGAAGAAACCTATAATTTTCTCAATGGCAAGACTGGATACCGTGAAGAACTTGACTGGATTAACTGAGTGGTACGGTAAAAACAAAAGGCTAAGAAGCTTGGTCAACCTTGTAATAGTAGGAGCCTTCTTTAATCCCTCTAAATCAAAAGATAGAGAAGAAGTGGCTGAAATAAAAAAGATGCACGCACTCATAGAGAAATACCAACTCAAGGGCCAAATCCGATGGATAGCCGCGCAGACAGACCGTAACCGAAACGGCGAACTCTACCGTTGCATTGCCGATACAAAGGGTGCATTTGTTCAGCCAGCTTTATATGAAGCATTCGGTCTTACAGTGATCGAAGCAATGAACTGCGGTTTGCCGACCTTCGCAACCAATCAAGGAGGCCCTGCCGAGATCATCGTGGACGGAGTTTCCGGTTTCCATATTAATCCCACAAATGGAGATGAATCAAGCAACAAAATTGCTGATTTCTTTGAGAAATGCAAAACCAATCCTGCATATTGGAATCAGTTCTCAGCTGATGGATTGAAACGCATAAATGAATG CTATACCTGGAAAATTTATGCAAACAAGGTATTGAATATGGGATGCATGTATAGGTTTTGGAAACAATTGAACAAAGATCAGAAACAAGCTAAACAGAGAtacattcaagcattttataaTCTAATGTTCAGGAatctg GTAAAAAATGTTCCTTTAGCAAGTGATGAAACTCAGCAACCAGACTCAAAGCCAGCAGCCAAACCACAACCTACACCGAGGCATGTCTAa
- the LOC108468821 gene encoding sucrose synthase 5-like isoform X1 — protein MTSTSTGKLSDSIADNIRNALKQSQSYMKRCFSKYMEKGKRILKAHELRDEFEKVMDDKNETLGTMFSSAQEAVVTPPYVTFTVRPTPGCWEFVKVNSVDLSDVKQISSAEYLKLKETTADENWSKDENALEVDFEAFDFSMPKLTLASSIGKGLNFVSKYITSKLSGSVDNAQPLVDYLLSLEYQGEKLMINEILNTAAKLQLALIVAEVSLSDLPRDTPYQSIELRFKEWGFERGWGDTVERVHETIRSLSEVLQAPDPQNLEKLFSKLPTIFKVVIFSPHGYFGQSDVLGLPDTGGQVVYILDQVRAMEEELVLKIKSQGLNIKPQILVVTRLIPDARGTKCNQEWEPVIGTKYSQILRVPFKTETGILRRWVSRFDIYPYLETFAQDVTSKILDAMEGKPDLIIGNYTDGNLVSSLVASKLGITQATIAHALEKTKYEDSDVKWKELDPKYHFSCQFIADTIAMNAADFIIASTYQEIAGSKERPGQYESHAAFTLPGLCRVVSGINVYDPKFNIAAPGADQSVYFPYTETGKRFTSFHPAIEELLYSKVDNDEHIGYLADRKKPIIFSMARLDTVKNLTGLTEWYGKNKRLRSLVNLVIVGAFFNPSKSKDREEVAEIKKMHALIEKYQLKGQIRWIAAQTDRNRNGELYRCIADTKGAFVQPALYEAFGLTVIEAMNCGLPTFATNQGGPAEIIVDGVSGFHINPTNGDESSNKIADFFEKCKTNPAYWNQFSADGLKRINECYTWKIYANKVLNMGCMYRFWKQLNKDQKQAKQRYIQAFYNLMFRNLVKNVPLASDETQQPDSKPAAKPQPTPSTKRSQSRLQRLFGA, from the exons atgACGTCTACATCGACCGGGAAGCTTAGTGACTCCATAGCTGACAACATACGCAATGCCTTGAAGCAGAGCCAGTCTTACATGAAACGTTGCTTTTCTAAGTACATGGAGAAAGGAAAAAGGATTTTGAAAGCCCATGAATTGAGGGATGAATTTGAAAAAGTAATGGATGATAAAAATGAGACCTTGGGCACCATGTTTTCTTCAGCTCAG GAAGCGGTTGTTACTCCACCTTATGTCACCTTTACCGTAAGACCGACTCCGGGATGTTGGGAGTTTGTTAAGGTGAACTCCGTTGATCTCTCCGACGTCAAACAAATATCCTCCGCCGAGTACTTGAAACTCAAAGAGACGACCGCCGATGAGAATTG GTCGAAAGATGAAAATGCATTAGAGGTGGATTTTGAAGCATTTGATTTCTCGATGCCAAAATTAACATTGGCTTCTTCTATTGGAAAAGGACTTAATTTTGTGTCAAAGTACATTACTTCTAAACTAAGTGGATCTGTGGATAATGCCCAGCCCCTTGTAGATTACTTACTCTCACTCGAATATCAAGGAGag AAACTTATGATAAACGAGATACTTAACACAGCAGCAAAGCTTCAATTGGCTCTTATAGTAGCTGAAGTTTCCCTCTCAGATCTTCCTCGGGATACCCCATACCAGAGTATTGAGCTAAG GTTCAAGGAGTGGGGATTCGAGAGAGGGTGGGGTGACACGGTTGAAAGAGTGCATGAAACGATACGGTCACTCTCGGAAGTGTTGCAAGCACCTGATCCACAGAATTTGGAGAAGCTTTTTAGCAAACTTCCCACCATATTCAAGGTTGTAATCTTCTCTCCTCATGGATATTTTGGACAATCAGATGTGCTTGGTTTGCCAGACACTGGTGGACAGGTTGTTTATATTTTGGATCAAGTGAGGGCCATGGAGGAAGAATTGGTTCTCAAAATCAAATCCCAAGGCCTCAATATTAAGCCTCAAATCTTAGTG GTCACAAGACTCATACCTGATGCCCGAGGAACTAAGTGCAACCAAGAGTGGGAGCCCGTCATCGGCACCAAATACAGTCAGATCCTCCGAGTGCCTTTCAAGACTGAAACTGGTATCCTACGCCGATGGGTTTCGCGTTTCGACATTTATCCTTATCTTGAGACGTTTGCTCAG GATGTTACATCCAAGATCTTGGATGCAATGGAGGGTAAACCAGACCTTATTATTGGAAACTACACTGATGGGAACTTAGTATCATCTCTAGTAGCTAGCAAACTCGGGATAACACAG GCTACGATTGCGCATGCTTTAGAGAAGACGAAATACGAGGATTCAGACGTCAAGTGGAAGGAACTTGACCCAAAGTATCATTTTTCATGTCAATTCATTGCTGATACAATTGCAATGAATGCTGCAGATTTCATTATAGCAAGCACATACCAGGAGATTGCAGGGAG CAAAGAGAGACCTGGACAATATGAGAGCCATGCTGCATTTACACTCCCAGGGCTCTGTAGAGTTGTTTCAGGCATCAATGTTTACGACCCTAAGTTCAACATCGCTGCTCCCGGTGCCGATCAATCTGTGTATTTCCCGTATACGGAGACCGGAAAACGATTCACATCATTTCATCCTGCAATTGAAGAACTTCTGTACAGTAAAGTGGATAATGATGAACACAT TGGTTATCTAGCAGACAGGAAGAAACCTATAATTTTCTCAATGGCAAGACTGGATACCGTGAAGAACTTGACTGGATTAACTGAGTGGTACGGTAAAAACAAAAGGCTAAGAAGCTTGGTCAACCTTGTAATAGTAGGAGCCTTCTTTAATCCCTCTAAATCAAAAGATAGAGAAGAAGTGGCTGAAATAAAAAAGATGCACGCACTCATAGAGAAATACCAACTCAAGGGCCAAATCCGATGGATAGCCGCGCAGACAGACCGTAACCGAAACGGCGAACTCTACCGTTGCATTGCCGATACAAAGGGTGCATTTGTTCAGCCAGCTTTATATGAAGCATTCGGTCTTACAGTGATCGAAGCAATGAACTGCGGTTTGCCGACCTTCGCAACCAATCAAGGAGGCCCTGCCGAGATCATCGTGGACGGAGTTTCCGGTTTCCATATTAATCCCACAAATGGAGATGAATCAAGCAACAAAATTGCTGATTTCTTTGAGAAATGCAAAACCAATCCTGCATATTGGAATCAGTTCTCAGCTGATGGATTGAAACGCATAAATGAATG CTATACCTGGAAAATTTATGCAAACAAGGTATTGAATATGGGATGCATGTATAGGTTTTGGAAACAATTGAACAAAGATCAGAAACAAGCTAAACAGAGAtacattcaagcattttataaTCTAATGTTCAGGAatctg GTAAAAAATGTTCCTTTAGCAAGTGATGAAACTCAGCAACCAGACTCAAAGCCAGCAGCCAAACCACAACCTACACCGAG CACCAAGCGATCGCAGTCACGACTTCAAAG GTTGTTCGGAGCTTAA
- the LOC108469291 gene encoding expansin-A13 translates to MASSHFDEKDRIDSATCYFSDTNLIKLFNFPLFFSLLSLSFVLSLNKMSNPSSITATAALLLSLISTVTSHYSSSTFSSSPPAPQSTVWHSARATYYAASDPRDAVGGACGYGDLVKAGYGMATVGLSEALFQRGQICGACFELRCVDDLRWCIPGTSYIVTATNFCAPNYGFTAEGGGRCNPPNKHFVLPIEAFEKIAIWKAGNMPVQYRRIKCRREGGVRFTIDGSGIFVSVLISNVGGAGDIVAVKIKGSRTGWLPMGRNWGQNWHINSDLRNQPLSFEVTNSDGLTLTSYNVAPKNWNFGQTFEGKQFEV, encoded by the exons ATGGCAAGTTCACATTTTGATGAAAAAGATCGAATCGATTCCGCTACATGTTATTTTTCAGACACCAATCTAATTAAGCTCTTTAACTTTCCTCTGTTCTTTAGTTTACTGTCTCTTTCCTTTGTTTTGTCTCTAAACAAAATGTCGAACCCATCTTCTATAACTGCAACTGCAGCTCTTCTTCTCTCGCTCATCTCTACTGTCACTTCCCATTACTCTTCCTCCACCTTCTCTTCTTCCCCACCGGCGCCACAGTCCACCGTCTGGCACTCCGCACGCGCCACTTACTATGCCGCATCGGATCCTCGCGACGCCGTCGGCGGTGCTTGTGGGTATGGAGACCTAGTCAAGGCTGGGTACGGTATGGCGACTGTGGGTTTAAGTGAAGCTTTGTTTCAGCGTGGACAGATCTGCGGTGCTTGTTTCGAGTTAAGGTGTGTGGACGACCTGCGGTGGTGCATACCTGGGACATCTTACATTGTCACCGCCACTAATTTCTGTGCTCCAAATTATGGGTTCACGGCGGAAGGCGGTGGGCGTTGTAATCCTCCTAACAAACACTTTGTACTTCCCATTGAAGCTTTTGAAAAGATTGCTATTTGGAAAGCTGGTAACATGCCTGTCCAGTATCGAAG GATAAAGTGCAGAAGAGAAGGAGGTGTACGATTCACCATTGATGGCTCAGGGATCTTCGTGTCAGTTCTCATCAGCAATGTTGGAGGCGCTGGTGACATAGTTGCAGTTAAGATTAAAGGCTCAAGAACAGGGTGGTTACCGATGGGTCGGAATTGGGGACAAAATTGGCATATAAATTCTGATCTAAGGAATCAACCACTTTCATTTGAGGTCACTAATAGTGATGGTCTTACACTTACATCTTACAATGTTGCTCCTAAAAATTGGAACTTTGGCCAAACTTTTGAAGGAAAGCAATTCGAGGTCTAA
- the LOC108469713 gene encoding protein ALTERED XYLOGLUCAN 9, with product MLMMMLGAVQLGAAAACVVVLVPMGMAGWHLSRNKMLFFSGALFISLAICVHLTPYFPSVPDFVTSVSSAVVFDHRSSCINLVNEISWELKPNASFHHFNNTQNSSSIADFYDKRWDWSDSYKLKACEFTKLSKSDASDLLNGSWVVIAGDSQARLFTLSLLNLILGPQSQSMDSVRADLFKRHSDYSVLVNETGMKLDFIWAPYVMNLTNLVMNFKTQKNCPDVMIMGAGLWHMLHFTNASDYDLHLRILKTQAVSLLPFSTELAMNEPLTGSVPIKSSHLFWLGMPVLINGMLNTEEKRAKMNDAMWHAYDKALGDSKLLRQTGGPLFLLDFQSLTWNCGPHCTSDGMHYDGAIYEAAVQIMLNTLLIESHQTL from the coding sequence ATGTTGATGATGATGTTAGGGGCGGTGCAATTAGGGGCTGCGGCGGCGTGCGTGGTGGTTTTAGTTCCAATGGGAATGGCTGGTTGGCACTTGAGTCGTAACAAGATGCTCTTTTTCAGTGGTGCCCTTTTCATTTCTCTCGCCATTTGTGTTCATTTAACTCCTTATTTCCCTTCGGTTCCCGATTTCGTCACATCCGTTTCTTCCGCCGTTGTTTTCGATCACCGTTCTTCTTGTATCAATTTAGTCAACGAGATTTCTTGGGAACTCAAGCCCAACGCTTCTTTTCATCATTTCAACAACACCCAGAATTCCTCTTCCATTGCTGATTTTTACGATAAGCGTTGGGATTGGTCCGATTCTTATAAGCTTAAAGCTTGTGAGTTTACGAAATTGTCTAAATCCGATGCTTCTGACTTGCTGAACGGCTCTTGGGTGGTCATCGCCGGTGATTCACAAGCACGGTTGTTCACCCTCTCTTTGTTAAATCTGATTTTGGGTCCTCAATCTCAAAGCATGGATTCAGTTCGAGCTGATTTGTTCAAAAGGCATAGCGATTACAGCGTTTTAGTTAACGAAACCGGTATGAAATTGGATTTCATTTGGGCACCTTATGTTATGAATTTGACCAATTTGGTGATGAATTTTAAGACCCAAAAGAATTGCCCTGATGTTATGATCATGGGTGCTGGTCTTTGGCACATGCTTCATTTCACCAATGCATCAGATTATGATCTGCACTTGCGTATATTAAAAACTCAAGCAGTTTCCTTGTTGCCATTTTCAACTGAGTTAGCCATGAATGAACCGTTAACTGGCTCAGTCCCCATCAAGTCATCCCACCTGTTTTGGCTCGGGATGCCGGTGCTGATCAATGGGATGTTGAACACAGAGGAGAAGAGGGCGAAGATGAATGATGCAATGTGGCATGCCTATGATAAAGCACTCGGTGATAGTAAGCTTTTACGCCAAACCGGTGGCCCTCTGTTTTTGTTGGATTTTCAGTCATTAACTTGGAATTGTGGCCCGCATTGTACATCTGATGGCATGCATTATGATGGAGCTATCTATGAAGCTGCTGTTCAGATTATGCTAAATACATTGCTTATTGAATCGCATCAAACTCTTTGA
- the LOC108453093 gene encoding transmembrane 9 superfamily member 4 produces MDRIRAFLVAVAIVTLCGVPQVRSTASDHRYKAGDEVPLYANKVGPYHNPSETYRYFDFPFCSSAPVKEKKEALGEVLNGDRLVSAPYKLEFLTEKEAEIACKRKLTRDEVVKFRKAVSKDYYFQMYYDDLPIWGFLGKVEKEGKTDPADYKYYLFKHLVFEIHHNKDRVIEVTVRSDPNALVDLTEDEPVDVDFMYTVKWKETNTPFEKRMDKYSLSSSLPHHLEIHWFSIINSCVTVLLLTGFLATILMRVLKNDFIKYAHDEESADDQEESGWKYIHGDVFRYPKHKSLFAAALGSGTQLFTLTSFIFILALVGVFYPYNRGALFTALVVIYALTSGIAGYTAASFYCQLEGTNWVRNLLLTGSLFCGPLFVTFCFLNTVAIAYKATAALPFGTIVVIFLIWALVTSPLLVLGGIAGKNSKAEFQAPCRTTKYPREIPPLPWYRKTIPQMAMAGFLPFSAIYIELYYIFASVWGHRIYTIYSILFIVFIILLIVTAFITVALTYFQLAAEDHEWWWRSFLCGGSTGLFIYAYCLYYYNARSDMSGFMQTSFFFGYMACICYGFFLMLGAIGFRASLLFVRHIYRSIKCE; encoded by the exons ATGGATAGAATAAGGGCGTTTTTGGTAGCCGTGGCGATTGTCACCTTATGCGGCGTACCTCAGGTCAGATCCACCGCTTCCGATCATCGTTACAAAGCTGGTGATGAAGTTCCTCTTTATGCTAATAAAGTAGGTCCTTATCACAATCCCAG TGAGACCTACCGTTACTTCGATTTTCCGTTCTGTTCCTCAG CTCCCGTGAAGGAGAAGAAGGAAGCTTTGGGTGAAGTATTGAATGGCGATCGACTAGTGAGTGCGCCTTATAAACTTGAGTTTTTGACGGAGAAAGAGGCTGAAATTGCTTGTAAAAGGAAGCTTACGAGGGATGAAGTGGTCAAGTTCAGAAAAGCTGTCTCGAAAGACTATTACTTCCAGATGTACTACGATGACCTTCCCATTTGGGGGTTCTTGGGGAAAGTTGAAAAGGAAGGGAAGACCGATCCAGCTGATTACAAATATTACCTCTTTAAGCATCTCGTTTTTGAGATCCATCATAACAAGGATCGCGTCATTGAGGTCACTGTTCGATCTGATCCCAACGCCCTTGTGGATCTCACTGAAGATGAACCAGTTGATGTGGATTTTATGTACACTGTTAAATGGAAGGAAACCAACACTCCTTTTGAGAAACGGATGGACAAGTACTCGCTATCTTCTTCCTTGCCACACCATTTGGAAATCCACTGGTTCTCAATCATCAACTCATGTGTCACCGTTTTGCTATTGACTGGTTTCCTGGCCACCATTCTTATGCGAGTCCTTAAGAATGATTTCATTAA GTATGCACATGACGAGGAATCGGCAGATGACCAGGAGGAGTCTGGGTGGAAGTATATTCATGGTGATGTGTTCAGATACCCCAAGCACAAGTCCTTGTTTGCCGCCGCCCTTGGTTCTGGCACCCAGCTCTTCACTCT TACAAGTTTCATTTTTATCCTTGCTCTAGTTGGGGTCTTTTATCCATATAATCGAGGAGCTCTTTTCACTGCTCTGGTCGTCATTTATGCCCTTACATCTGGCATTGCTGGGTACACTGCAGCTTCTTTCTATTGCCAGCTAGAAGGAACAAATTGG GTGAGAAACTTATTACTAACCGGAAGCTTGTTTTGCGGACCTCTTTTTGTCACATTTTGCTTTCTTAATACTGTCGCAATTGCTTATAAAGCCACAGCAGCATTGCCATTTGGAACCATTGTGGTGATTTTTCTCATATGGGCTCTGGTCACTTCACCTTTATTAGTATTAGGAGGTATTGCTGGGAAGAATAGTAAGGCGGAGTTTCAAGCCCCTTGTCGCACCACAAAATATCCTAGAGAGATCCCACCATTGCCTTGGTACCGGAAAACTATTCCTCAGATGGCAATGGCAGGTTTCTTGCCATTCAGTGCTATCTATATTGAACTTTACTACATATTTGCCAGCGTGTGGGGGCATAGGATCTACACCATATACAGCATCCTGTTTATTGTCTTTATCATTCTCTTGATTGTCACTGCTTTTATCACTGTGGCTTTGACTTATTTTCAACTTGCTGCTGAAGACCATGAGTGGTGGTGGAG GTCCTTCCTTTGTGGTGGGTCTACCGGGCTGTTCATATACGCCTACTGTTTGTATTATTACAATGCACGGTCAGACATGTCAGGCTTCATGCAAACTTCGTTCTTCTTTGGGTACATGGCCTGCATTTGCTATGGCTTTTTCCTCATGCTTGGGGCTATTGGCTTCCGTGCATCTCTGCTCTTTGTTCGACACATTTACCGTTCTATCAAGTGTGAGTAG